From the Anoplolepis gracilipes chromosome 15, ASM4749672v1, whole genome shotgun sequence genome, the window ctagtaaaaaacatttcgctGCACAACATTTTCtgcaacatttttcaaaaattcacaaatattccttcatgcaaTTCCTAGCAGGAACCTATCTTATTTtctgtgtataaattgcaaaacttttatattaagtaaatatattttgtcatgtTAAGTTAGATTTTAGTCAATAATATAGAACAACTTTAGAATCCCCTTAAGGGGTAATAGGCAgtcataaattttgaaaaatcaattttttcgaaaaatttttatctaaaagtaCAGCTGGAGCTGAGGACTCACTTTATGGGCCTGGTGTAGATGACTCTATgtaagttgaaaaaaattttattttaattttatttgcctttgaaactttaaacgcgtttttctcagaattgcattttttaagtcGGCGAGCACGATATCTCAAAAACTATTGCACCGATCTTAACGAAATTTTgcatacttattttatataaatataaaaagctaGTGCTTGAACgaaggattttatttttcaataactacatcttattttacaagtaaaaaatggTCGGTTTTTTTTAGCGAAAATCATaactttgattttaaattgccgccattttgtaaaaattccatatttttcaaaatccttCGACCAAGCACTagctttttatatctaaaataaatatgcaaaatttcgTTAAGATCGGTGCAATAGTTTTTGAGATATCGTGCTCACAGACTTAAAAGCAGTTCTGAGAAAAAGGCGTCTAAAGTTTCAAAtgcaagtaaaattaaaataaaattttttttcaacttacaTAGAGTCATCTATTCCAGGCCCATAAAGTGAGTCCTCAGCTCCAGCTGtacttttagataaaaatttttcgatttttcaaaatttatgacTGGCCTTGCTATTGCTGTGTATGACTTGGTACAAGATATCATATctcttgtatattataaaattatgaaataatgttaaataaagaaaaattttctttgtataaCCCCTTAAGTCTCAAGAtctatttatgaatttaaaaaactcaAGATGATATTGCTAtctcaataaaaaagcaagaTAGTGAGCAAAAAATTGGTTACTATATTCTGTACATTATCTTAATATGAtgcaatgtttatttaaaacatttttacataagagtttatgaataatttaaaatggtCAATATAATTCtctgtatacagggtgtcccataaagattgaatcaacattcgtgagcaggtagagcgcattaaactgaacagaaaagtcttataccattttgtgattttcgagaaattattaaaatattaattaaaaacgcttagcaaacaatattatacatatctacaagatgtccggtaataatcgccccaactctctagggcagatagatgtatcctaaattttatttttagtgcaaataataaacttttttatggaAACAAGTTATTCATCAGTCTAATGACTtattaaagtttgaaatttgtttattcagagtcatttttatttgcaatgaatcagttaaaatttaatgcttaattacatatatgacaATTATAGATGATGAGGAATCTTAAGATACATATTTAAgtaaaacatttcaaaatCGGTGAGTACAATACTCAAAATCGAACAATTAATACATGTAACTTACAGTTAAGCACAGTAATAATCtggaataaagaaaaaaacatggccaatatattttcataaagaaacatttacattttcatttacaaatatatttttgaggaAAGATtgataatctttatattctaaaatctaACAGAATAatacacgaaaaaaaattatccagaTTTTGTCGAatccaaaataaatattcattaagaTAAATCTTGATTTTACAGAAAATGCCATTTAGTCAGCTTCTATTTCTCCTTTTTCTACTTACTGGTGATCTTTCGATTGGGTGATTATTTTGGATTACCGAGTCCGCCAACTCACACGAATCTCGTTGTAATGATACTTACGTTAAAGTTACCTGGATTAGCGTTCGAAATCAATTCAGCGGCTACAGCGCCAAGCGATGATATTCAAGGAGCAAATTCAGATGCATTCAAGAAAATTGGTTTTATGGATGTGATACACTATAGTTTTAGTTATATGGGTGTTTTAACAGGTAAGAgctaacaaaaataaatatagatgaaCTCTATACTTGTTTGGaaacgttttaaataataatataaattacattaaaaatttttataggtcCATACTATCGTTACAGGACATATTGGGATTCTCTACATAGATCATTTTCAGATTACGTTGATCCGTGGCCACTCACTTATTACAAACTGAAACAGATTGTAGCGTTTGCCGCgctgtttttaataatgaatcgTCTGTTTCCCAGCGACGTAATATTCATTAcgttcattatatttatatttacattagaatataaagagttaaaaaatataacttcataatagttgaaaattaaatctaagtttcagtgtaaaaaataacatacatattcttatttatcttttttttatataagaattgtttcattatttgattagaaaatataaagaagagaACAAACAGGATATAATAACAGATTTTTTggcttgaaaataattttgagttTTACTATaccaaaaaaaacaaaatctactaatattttgtgtaaaaaaaataaatcttctaatatttcttttaataatattgaaaaaattcttatttccaatcagatatattttcaaatagatatataattttatctgtaGTGTGTctcaaacaaaataattttgttttatcaaaatcaaaaactttaagttatattttatctttgcaAAACTCGTCAAATGcactcttctttatttttctttcttacgaATTACGCTAGttcgatataataattgtaagaagTTTAACGgtgtttctcttttaatttcagTATACGCAAACAGTAGAATTTGCAGAACTCAGTTTCctctacaaatttttttatatgtatcccACATTTGCCTGTTTTCGATTGAGAATGTATATTGGTATGGTTCTGGCCGAATGCGTCTGCCAAATGTCAGGACTAGGGGCTTACCCAGTGTGCTGTCAATCTGCAGCTGGTCTGGGTCCACGCGATTACAAAACAGTTGAAAAGTTGTaagataattctttttacatacatatatatctctttctttctctctctctctctcttttcttctgcttgtctcttttctctttttcttcacaTACTAAAAATCTCATTTCCAAGATATTTAAGGAATTTGGCCTTTTATTAGCTAATTTAATTggctttatttatatgcagtCTAAGTTCTATTAAGTCGAAACTTGTATAAatacgtaattatattttacgtaattatACGCATTTTAAGAATTGAGAATAAAACTGTATACTATATTTACTAGGTGATCATGTATAAcccaaaatattaaaaaaataatagtatatatttattcagctTCACTTTAAGTATTTATCAAAAcagaaaatatctattataacaataccaaataattaaatctaatcaATAAAGTCATTTTGactataaaagataattttctactaacttgttattatattgttaataagatattatagtCTAAATTATCATTGGCAATCTCTACAATATTGTGTCTTTTTACATCTTACAGAATACAAAGATTGActtaaggaaatataatagatttaaaaataattcattaggTCGTTTGATGATAAAAGAGCGAAAATGGAGATGCAGGATTTCGAAACGGTGCATAACATGAACGTATGGGAAGTTGAGTCTTCTCCACTTGTTAGACATACAATGAAAATATGGAATACGTGCATACAATATTGGATGGCTGTGtgcatttataaaagattcccctataaaaatttaagaactGTCGTTACATTGACTCTGTCTGCTCTGTGGCACGGTTACGCTGCAggctattatttttgcatctgCCAAGTCCCCCTCTATCTAGCTTTTGAAGATATctgcattaaattttacaatcaacATGAAGAAGACACAActgtaagttatatatatatatatatatatatatatatatatatatatatatatatatatatattataaatacaataatatatagaaatgtaaattttattttattatcacatatatagatatacaaaatggggaaaaaaaataacgaaatgttctgagagagagatattttaaaaaccatGAATTTCaggtcaaaatatttaatataaaaaagttgtaaagTTTTAACAACATATTACATggcaattatatatgatttagcATTGTCAAGATCgtgtaaaattatcatataatacgATGCTTAAAAGAACCTTACAACTTCTTTATTAttgatgatttatttttaaaattctacagTGTTTTCGCAAATATCAAtgcttttttcctttttcctcattctatatgtattatatgtatagtttgTTGTTAGATCATAATACAATgacattatacatacatactatatattatgtgtaaaaaacattgttttaaaaaatcctttttactatttatttaaaacatttgttGATACaaagtgataaataaaataatataaaagatataaaataattatattaaaaagataacttTGTATCGTAaatgttacaaataataattagtaaaaggattttttttaagcaatattttttatataagtcaTTGCAatgctataattttttgtaataattttttgcaatgcaACATTTCTTAAAccttacaaattaaatttatgaatatatttctaagtaataaaacacatacaacttttttacatttttaatattacaaaattaatatacatatttatgttgtTCTCATAAAAATACAGGCTAGAAAAGCTTGGGGATTCTTCCTTTGGTGGACAAAACTCACGTGCATGGCATATCTTGGCGTGCCCTTCCAATTGCTGCGCTTCCAAGAAATAATACACTTTTACAAGAATCTGTATTTCTCCGGACATATCTTAGGACTTGTACTTTATCTGCTCGCACGATTTTTGAAGCCTTATCTTCTTAAACGACAACAAACAGAAgagtataaaaacaaataaattttgtcgttcttttattttaaaggtacatttattttaagacgAAGATTTCTATACtagtgcaaaataaaatacagaatatCTTGAGATTTAGAcatcctttattttttttaatgtcaaatatattaatgcaatcttttataacattaagCCTGGTGTAGTTTTTGAATACTAATTTTTCCATAGACATTACCTTTTTTGTACAATCTCCTCTTACAttcataaacaattttataaaattaaatatgtatttttttgtaaaacacaACACTTGAATTGGACATTAAGCTTCTCCCTGactgcaattatattaaattataatatccgAAGCGAAAAAtcgtacaaaattttttcttaaaataaattagtattctgtagtagattaataaaatgtaccaaaaatatacttttttataattctgtatGATATTTcgacatattttacaaaaaaaaagattacgtaGTTTCTCAGACccaatatcataatataaaaaatatatgtagctatactagaagaaataaaagtcTTAATTGAAAAACGATATAGTTTATCTCTACCTATTATTATTACCGatgttcaatattttattttatattttctgttatataattattcttttacagatcttgtagtttttaatatcgattaattatGTCATTctcttgaattaattatatatatattactcttAAGGgtctctaaaaataaaaaattaaagaaaaaattgggAATACATTATACTATCCATAAAGCTTAATGATGTAAATGATCTCAATATGATGAATAAATGACTCCACATCTTATTAGGCATAAAACTGGAAAAAAAGGAGGGCCGGTAAAAAGTAGCGATTTTTGCCTATCAACCGGCgcctaaaatttatatagattatcgTGCTAGTGCCCTgcagaaatgtaaaaatacttttttaaaatctaaaaaccGATAG encodes:
- the LOC140674276 gene encoding lysophospholipid acyltransferase 7-like gives rise to the protein MLWNDVVYVSLLLLSIAFGYFYRTIKGSRTKQWIATILGFTLVICVSGSSVVHPILTVLINAIIITNLSWKKCHLVSFYFSFFYLLVIFRLGDYFGLPSPPTHTNLVVMILTLKLPGLAFEINSAATAPSDDIQGANSDAFKKIGFMDVIHYSFSYMGVLTGPYYRYRTYWDSLHRSFSDYVDPWPLTYYKLKQIVAFAALFLIMNRLFPSDYTQTVEFAELSFLYKFFYMYPTFACFRLRMYIGMVLAECVCQMSGLGAYPVCCQSAAGLGPRDYKTVEKLSFDDKRAKMEMQDFETVHNMNVWEVESSPLVRHTMKIWNTCIQYWMAVCIYKRFPYKNLRTVVTLTLSALWHGYAAGYYFCICQVPLYLAFEDICIKFYNQHEEDTTARKAWGFFLWWTKLTCMAYLGVPFQLLRFQEIIHFYKNLYFSGHILGLVLYLLARFLKPYLLKRQQTEEYKNK